Proteins from one Juglans microcarpa x Juglans regia isolate MS1-56 chromosome 6S, Jm3101_v1.0, whole genome shotgun sequence genomic window:
- the LOC121237862 gene encoding subtilisin-like protease SBT3.5 isoform X2, whose product MMYTISQNWKWARKNHLLAIFSLILLQYHLHASVIFAQAKSSVHVVYMGWNRDDDPATTKKSHHKILSSLLGSKEAAKSSILYSYKHGFSGFAVRLTESQAEAIADFPGVVQVIPNRIHKLHTTRSWDFIGINHYSPANILTKSNMGEGTIIGVIDTESESFNDEDMGPVPSHWKGICQQGERFNSTNCNKKLIGARWFIKGVRDKIKIPSNETDSIEFLSPRDGVGHGTHAASIAAGYFVKNANYKGLASGIARGGAPLAHLAIYKACWSFDTEVCTDADLLKAFDKAIHDGVDILSISVGNEIPLFSYVDLRDTIAIGSFHATIKGIIVVCSAGNDGPISQTVSNTAPWLITIAATTIDRAFPVGITLGNNRTIWGQSIDIGKHHHNFTSLTYSERIAIDSTDDLAKDCQRGSLNATMAAGKIVLCFSKSNEQDIASASTSVLEAGGVGIIFAHFDNDGLQSCNIIPCIKVDYEVGAQILSYIRKARSPTVKLSMPRSVIGKWASPRVASFSSRGPSSMSPSVLKPDIAAPGVDILAAFRPSETNHNDGFALLSGTSMACPHVAGIAALLKSVHGNWSPAAIRSALVTTASQIGTDGTSIYEDGPNRKATDPFDIGGGHVNPNKAVDPGLIYNISANDYVQFLCSMGYSSASITSLIKTTINCAEERHFGLNLNLPSITIPNLKRTVTVTRRVTNVGYFTSVYKVAVQAPYGIKMTVKPQTLSFNSTTQIHSFKVTFFSTQKLRGDYKFGSLTWTDGKHLVRIPIAVRVIEFESYAYV is encoded by the exons ATGATGTATACCATTTCACAGAACTGGAAATGGGCAAGAAAAAACCACTTGCTAGCGatcttctctctcattttactgcAATACCATCTCCATGCTTCAGTGATATTTGCTCAGGCCAAAAGTAGT GTACATGTTGTATATATGGGATGGAATAGGGATGATGATCCAGCAACAACCAAAAAATCTCACCATAAAATTCTATCAAGCTTGCTAGGAAG CAAAGAAGCTGCAAAAAGCTCCATACTTTATAGCTATAAGCATGGCTTTTCTGGGTTTGCTGTAAGATTGACAGAATCTCAGGCAGAAGCGATTGCAG ACTTTCCTGGAGTTGTCCAAGTGATACCGAATCGCATTCACAAGCTTCATACAACCAGAAGCTGGGACTTCATTGGGATCAATCATTATTCTCCAGCAAATATCCTAACAAAAAGCAACATGGGTGAAGGAACTATCATTGGTGTGATAGATACAG AGTCTGAGAGTTTCAATGATGAAGACATGGGTCCAGTTCCATCACACTGGAAAGGAATTTGCCAACAAGGAGAGCGCTTCAACTCCACAAATTGCAACAAGAAACTTATTGGAGCTCGATGGTTTATAAAAGGAGTGAGGGATAAAATCAAAATTCCTAGTAATGAAACTGACAGCATAGAGTTTCTATCACCACGAGATGGAGTTGGACATGGAACTCATGCAGCTTCTATAGCTGCTGgctattttgttaaaaatgcaAACTATAAAGGACTAGCTTCTGGTATAGCCAGAGGTGGAGCACCTCTTGCTCACCTTGCTATTTACAAAGCTTGTTGGTCATTTGACACTGAAGTATGCACAGATGCAGACCTTCTAAAAGCATTTGATAAAGCCATACACGACGGAGTGGATATCCTATCCATATCTGTTGGCAATGAGATTCCATTGTTCTCCTACGTCGATCTGCGTGATACGATTGCAATTGGTTCCTTTCATGCAACCATAAAAGGGATCATCGTAGTTTGTTCTGCGGGAAATGATGGCCCTATCTCGCAAACAGTATCGAACACTGCACCCTGGCTCATCACCATCGCAGCCACCACAATAGACAGGGCCTTTCCAGTAGGCATTACACTCGGAAATAACCGCACCATATGG GGTCAATCTATTGATATTGGGAAACATCATCACAATTTCACTAGCCTTACATATTCAGAACGCATAGCTATAGATTCCACAGACGATTTAGC CAAGGATTGTCAACGTGGAAGTCTCAATGCAACGATGGCGGCAGGGAAGATTGTACTTTGTTTCTCAAAATCAAACGAACAGGATATAGCCTCTGCTTCAACTTCTGTGCTGGAGGCAGGAGGAGTTGGAATCATATTTGCACATTTTGATAATGATGGTCTTCAGTCATGCAATATAATCCCATGTATTAAAGTCGATTATGAAGTAGGGGCACAAATACTTTCCTACATCAGAAAGGCAAG GTCTCCAACTGTAAAGTTAAGTATGCCAAGGTCTGTCATTGGGAAATGGGCATCTCCACGAGTTGCATCTTTCTCATCCAGAGGACCAAGTTCCATGTCCCCATCAGTACTAAAG CCTGACATTGCAGCACCTGGTGTTGACATCTTAGCTGCATTTCGACCATCTGAAACAAATCACAACGATGGGTTTGCACTTCTATCAGGAACGTCAATGGCTTGCCCCCATGTGGCAGGAATAGCAGCTCTACTTAAATCAGTACATGGGAATTGGTCTCCTGCAGCTATTAGATCAGCTCTGGTCACAACCG CTTCCCAGATTGGAACAGATGGAACAAGTATATATGAAGATGGTCCTAATCGAAAGGCAACCGATCCCTTCGACATTGGCGGTGGGCATGTTAATCCCAACAAAGCAGTGGATCCAGGGCTGATTTACAATATCAGCGCAAATGATTATGTTCAGTTCCTCTGCTCCATGGGATACAGCAGTGCCTCCATCACAAGTTTAATCAAGACCACAATCAATTGTGCGGAGGAGAGGCATTTTGGACTGAATCTCAACCTCCCTTCTATCACAATCCCAAACCTGAAAAGAACAGTAACAGTAACAAGAAGGGTGACAAATGTAGGATACTTTACTTCGGTGTATAAAGTTGCAGTGCAGGCTCCATATGGCATAAAAATGACTGTTAAGCCTCAAACTTTGAGTTTCAATTCAACCACCCAAATTCATTCTTTCAAAGTTACCTTCTTCTCAACGCAAAAACTACGTGGAGACTACAAATTCGGAAGTCTAACTTGGACTGATGGTAAGCATCTTGTTAGGATTCCTATAGCTGTACGTGTTATCGAGTTTGAATCGTATGCATATGTGTGA
- the LOC121237862 gene encoding subtilisin-like protease SBT3.5 isoform X1, with amino-acid sequence MMYTISQNWKWARKNHLLAIFSLILLQYHLHASVIFAQAKSSVHVVYMGWNRDDDPATTKKSHHKILSSLLGSKEAAKSSILYSYKHGFSGFAVRLTESQAEAIADFPGVVQVIPNRIHKLHTTRSWDFIGINHYSPANILTKSNMGEGTIIGVIDTGVWPESESFNDEDMGPVPSHWKGICQQGERFNSTNCNKKLIGARWFIKGVRDKIKIPSNETDSIEFLSPRDGVGHGTHAASIAAGYFVKNANYKGLASGIARGGAPLAHLAIYKACWSFDTEVCTDADLLKAFDKAIHDGVDILSISVGNEIPLFSYVDLRDTIAIGSFHATIKGIIVVCSAGNDGPISQTVSNTAPWLITIAATTIDRAFPVGITLGNNRTIWGQSIDIGKHHHNFTSLTYSERIAIDSTDDLAKDCQRGSLNATMAAGKIVLCFSKSNEQDIASASTSVLEAGGVGIIFAHFDNDGLQSCNIIPCIKVDYEVGAQILSYIRKARSPTVKLSMPRSVIGKWASPRVASFSSRGPSSMSPSVLKPDIAAPGVDILAAFRPSETNHNDGFALLSGTSMACPHVAGIAALLKSVHGNWSPAAIRSALVTTASQIGTDGTSIYEDGPNRKATDPFDIGGGHVNPNKAVDPGLIYNISANDYVQFLCSMGYSSASITSLIKTTINCAEERHFGLNLNLPSITIPNLKRTVTVTRRVTNVGYFTSVYKVAVQAPYGIKMTVKPQTLSFNSTTQIHSFKVTFFSTQKLRGDYKFGSLTWTDGKHLVRIPIAVRVIEFESYAYV; translated from the exons ATGATGTATACCATTTCACAGAACTGGAAATGGGCAAGAAAAAACCACTTGCTAGCGatcttctctctcattttactgcAATACCATCTCCATGCTTCAGTGATATTTGCTCAGGCCAAAAGTAGT GTACATGTTGTATATATGGGATGGAATAGGGATGATGATCCAGCAACAACCAAAAAATCTCACCATAAAATTCTATCAAGCTTGCTAGGAAG CAAAGAAGCTGCAAAAAGCTCCATACTTTATAGCTATAAGCATGGCTTTTCTGGGTTTGCTGTAAGATTGACAGAATCTCAGGCAGAAGCGATTGCAG ACTTTCCTGGAGTTGTCCAAGTGATACCGAATCGCATTCACAAGCTTCATACAACCAGAAGCTGGGACTTCATTGGGATCAATCATTATTCTCCAGCAAATATCCTAACAAAAAGCAACATGGGTGAAGGAACTATCATTGGTGTGATAGATACAG GAGTTTGGCCAGAGTCTGAGAGTTTCAATGATGAAGACATGGGTCCAGTTCCATCACACTGGAAAGGAATTTGCCAACAAGGAGAGCGCTTCAACTCCACAAATTGCAACAAGAAACTTATTGGAGCTCGATGGTTTATAAAAGGAGTGAGGGATAAAATCAAAATTCCTAGTAATGAAACTGACAGCATAGAGTTTCTATCACCACGAGATGGAGTTGGACATGGAACTCATGCAGCTTCTATAGCTGCTGgctattttgttaaaaatgcaAACTATAAAGGACTAGCTTCTGGTATAGCCAGAGGTGGAGCACCTCTTGCTCACCTTGCTATTTACAAAGCTTGTTGGTCATTTGACACTGAAGTATGCACAGATGCAGACCTTCTAAAAGCATTTGATAAAGCCATACACGACGGAGTGGATATCCTATCCATATCTGTTGGCAATGAGATTCCATTGTTCTCCTACGTCGATCTGCGTGATACGATTGCAATTGGTTCCTTTCATGCAACCATAAAAGGGATCATCGTAGTTTGTTCTGCGGGAAATGATGGCCCTATCTCGCAAACAGTATCGAACACTGCACCCTGGCTCATCACCATCGCAGCCACCACAATAGACAGGGCCTTTCCAGTAGGCATTACACTCGGAAATAACCGCACCATATGG GGTCAATCTATTGATATTGGGAAACATCATCACAATTTCACTAGCCTTACATATTCAGAACGCATAGCTATAGATTCCACAGACGATTTAGC CAAGGATTGTCAACGTGGAAGTCTCAATGCAACGATGGCGGCAGGGAAGATTGTACTTTGTTTCTCAAAATCAAACGAACAGGATATAGCCTCTGCTTCAACTTCTGTGCTGGAGGCAGGAGGAGTTGGAATCATATTTGCACATTTTGATAATGATGGTCTTCAGTCATGCAATATAATCCCATGTATTAAAGTCGATTATGAAGTAGGGGCACAAATACTTTCCTACATCAGAAAGGCAAG GTCTCCAACTGTAAAGTTAAGTATGCCAAGGTCTGTCATTGGGAAATGGGCATCTCCACGAGTTGCATCTTTCTCATCCAGAGGACCAAGTTCCATGTCCCCATCAGTACTAAAG CCTGACATTGCAGCACCTGGTGTTGACATCTTAGCTGCATTTCGACCATCTGAAACAAATCACAACGATGGGTTTGCACTTCTATCAGGAACGTCAATGGCTTGCCCCCATGTGGCAGGAATAGCAGCTCTACTTAAATCAGTACATGGGAATTGGTCTCCTGCAGCTATTAGATCAGCTCTGGTCACAACCG CTTCCCAGATTGGAACAGATGGAACAAGTATATATGAAGATGGTCCTAATCGAAAGGCAACCGATCCCTTCGACATTGGCGGTGGGCATGTTAATCCCAACAAAGCAGTGGATCCAGGGCTGATTTACAATATCAGCGCAAATGATTATGTTCAGTTCCTCTGCTCCATGGGATACAGCAGTGCCTCCATCACAAGTTTAATCAAGACCACAATCAATTGTGCGGAGGAGAGGCATTTTGGACTGAATCTCAACCTCCCTTCTATCACAATCCCAAACCTGAAAAGAACAGTAACAGTAACAAGAAGGGTGACAAATGTAGGATACTTTACTTCGGTGTATAAAGTTGCAGTGCAGGCTCCATATGGCATAAAAATGACTGTTAAGCCTCAAACTTTGAGTTTCAATTCAACCACCCAAATTCATTCTTTCAAAGTTACCTTCTTCTCAACGCAAAAACTACGTGGAGACTACAAATTCGGAAGTCTAACTTGGACTGATGGTAAGCATCTTGTTAGGATTCCTATAGCTGTACGTGTTATCGAGTTTGAATCGTATGCATATGTGTGA